The genomic stretch CGAGATCAACCGCGCGCCGGCCAAGGTGCAATCGGCGTTGCTGGAGGCGATGGGCGAGCGCCAGATCACGGTCGGCGGGCGCACCTATGCGCTGCCGCAGCTGTTCCTGGTGATGGCCACGCAGAACCCGATCGAGCAGGAAGGCACCTATCCGCTGCCCGAGGCGCAGCTCGACCGCTTCCTGATGCATGTGCGGGTGGGCTACCCCGAGGCGGCCGCCGAGACCGCGATCCTGCGCCTGGTGCGCGAGCAGGCGCGCAGCGCGCTGCGGGCGCCGCCGGCCGCGCCGCAGGAGCTTTCGCAGGCCGAGGTGTTTGCCGCGCGCGAGGCGGTACTCGATCTGCACTTTGCGCCCGAGCTGGAGCGCTACCTGGTGGAGCTGGTGCTCGCCTCGCGCGACGCGCGCCCCTACGACGCCGCGCTCGCGCGGCGCATCGCCTGGGGCGCCAGCCCGCGCGGATCGATCGCTCTGGAACGCTGCGCCCGCGCCCGCGCCTGGCTCGCCGGCCGCGACTACGTGACCCCCGAAGACATCCACGCCATCGCCCCCGACGTGCTGCGCCACCGCGTGTTGCCGAGCTACGAGGCCACCGCGGAAGGCTGGGACGGCGGGCGGCTGGTGACGGAGTTGCTGCAGAGGGTGCCGTTGCCCTGAGAGCGGGTTGTGGGTTGTGGGTTGTGGGTTGTGGGCAGCAAGGCCTGCATTCCCGCAACCTGACGCCCGGAGCGAGCTTTGGCCGCCCACAACCCACAACCCAGAACCCACAACCTTCCTCCCCGAAAGATGTCGAACGCGCCGACCCACGCCATCCACCCCGACCTCCCCACGCTGATCGCCTTGCGCCAGCGGGTGCTGGCGTGGCCGCCGCCGCAGCGGGCCCGCGGGAGTGCGGCGGGGCCGGCGACTTCGCCGCTGCGCGGGCGCGGGATGGACTACGCCGAGTCGCGGCTGTATGTGCCGGGGGACGACGCGCGGCATATCGACTGGCGGGTCACGGCGCGCACGGGCAAGACCCACACCAAGGTGTTCCATGCCGAGCGCGACCGGGTGACCTGGATCGTGGCTGATACCGCGTCCACCCTGTATTTCGGTACGCGCCGTTGCTTCAAGTCGGTGCTCGCGGCGGAAGTCGGCGCGCTGACGGCGTGGGCGGCGCAGCGCAGCGGCGACCGTATCGGCGCGCTGCGCGGCAGTCGCGCCGAGGCCGCGCTGCCGCCGGCGGGCGGCAACCGCGGGGCGCTGCGGGCACTGGACGCGCTGTGCCGCTGGTATCGCTCGCCGCCGGCCGAGGATGCCGGTCTCGACACCGCCCTGCAGACCCTCGCACGCATCAGCAAGCCGGGCTCGCGGGTGCTGGCGCTGATCGATCCGCGCAGCGTCGACGAAGTGGCCGACGCGCGCTTCACCGCGCTCGCGGCGCATCACGATGCGATCGCGGTGCTGCTGACCGATCCGCTGGAACTCGCACCGCCGTCCGCGCAGTTGGCCTTCGCCGGCGCGCTGTCGCGGGTGGAGCTGGACCTGCGCGGCGCGGATGCGCGCAAGCGCTGGGCGCTGGCCTTTGGCGAGCGCTTCGAAGCCGCCAGCCAGCGCCTCGCACGCCTGGGCTGGCGGGTGTTGCCGCTGCGTACCGACGAGTCAGCCGAGCGGGTGTTGACCGCGGTGCTGCCGTTCCGGCGCGAGGCCGCATGAACCCCGAGCTGCAACTGCGCGACATTCACCTGCCGCCGGAGCCCTCGTGGTGGCCGCCGGCGCCGGGCTGGTGGCTGCTGGCGCTGATGGCGGCACTGGCGGTCGGGTATGCCGCGCGCTGGGCGCTGCGTCATTGGCGCGCGCGCCAGCGGCGGCGCGCAATGCAGGCCGAATTCGAACAGGTGCTGCGCCAGGATGATCCGCATGCGCGGCTGGCGGCGCTCTCGGCGCTGCTGCGACGGGCGGCGCGCCTGCGCGATCCCGCCGCGGCGGGCCTGACCGGCGCTGCCTGGCTCAGCTTCCTTGATCAGTCCGCGCCCGGCGAGGCGCCGTTCACCCGCGGCCCCGGCCATTTGCTGGTCGATGGACTGTATCGCAAGGATCTCAACGCTGCCGCGGTCAACGCGCTGCTGGAGCCGGCGCGCCGCTGTTACTGGTACCTGGTGGGCCGGCCATGATCGAATCCCTGGTCGACTGGCAGCTCGCCTGGCCCTGGCTGCTACTGGCGTTGCCGCTGCCATGGCTGGCGGCGAGGCTGTTGCCGCCGGCACCGTCGCAGCTGGATGCGGCACTCAAGGTGCCGTTCGCCGCTGAAGTCGGTGCACTGGCGGGTGGGGCAGGGCGCGATCGGCGCCTGCGCATAGGCCTCGCCACCACGCTGGCCTGGATCCTGTTGTGCGTCGCGGCTGCGCGCCCGCAGCAACTCGGGGAGCCGCTGCAGCCACCGCACAGCGGTCGCAACTTGCTGCTCGCGGTGGACCTGTCCGGCAGCATGGCGGCCGAGGACATGCAGCTCGGCGGGCGGATTGTCGACCGTCTGACTGCGGCCAAGGCAGTGCT from Rhodanobacteraceae bacterium encodes the following:
- a CDS encoding MoxR family ATPase, with the protein product MEGSTAQTLADDAAQAALHDRFRALREELATQVIGQADLVERLLIALLADGHLLVEGAPGLAKTTAVKALATRVEANFQRVQFTPDLLPSDLTGTDIWRQTDGRFEFQPGPLFHNLLLADEINRAPAKVQSALLEAMGERQITVGGRTYALPQLFLVMATQNPIEQEGTYPLPEAQLDRFLMHVRVGYPEAAAETAILRLVREQARSALRAPPAAPQELSQAEVFAAREAVLDLHFAPELERYLVELVLASRDARPYDAALARRIAWGASPRGSIALERCARARAWLAGRDYVTPEDIHAIAPDVLRHRVLPSYEATAEGWDGGRLVTELLQRVPLP
- a CDS encoding DUF4381 domain-containing protein — its product is MNPELQLRDIHLPPEPSWWPPAPGWWLLALMAALAVGYAARWALRHWRARQRRRAMQAEFEQVLRQDDPHARLAALSALLRRAARLRDPAAAGLTGAAWLSFLDQSAPGEAPFTRGPGHLLVDGLYRKDLNAAAVNALLEPARRCYWYLVGRP
- a CDS encoding DUF58 domain-containing protein, whose product is MSNAPTHAIHPDLPTLIALRQRVLAWPPPQRARGSAAGPATSPLRGRGMDYAESRLYVPGDDARHIDWRVTARTGKTHTKVFHAERDRVTWIVADTASTLYFGTRRCFKSVLAAEVGALTAWAAQRSGDRIGALRGSRAEAALPPAGGNRGALRALDALCRWYRSPPAEDAGLDTALQTLARISKPGSRVLALIDPRSVDEVADARFTALAAHHDAIAVLLTDPLELAPPSAQLAFAGALSRVELDLRGADARKRWALAFGERFEAASQRLARLGWRVLPLRTDESAERVLTAVLPFRREAA